The proteins below come from a single Acidobacteriota bacterium genomic window:
- the rodA gene encoding rod shape-determining protein RodA: MRKLFNFHDFDWTMLGLALLIAAIGLLEIYSTTTQTPLAGQFQKQIYWLLLGCALTLIVSQLDYHLVLAHIPWIYLLAVLTLGGVLLVGPRLAGTHRWIQVGSFTLQVSELAKLVIILAVAAAFAKRRNRAFTWGELAMLGLLAGVPGILVALEPDLGTALTYLPIVAAGAFMAGIRRQQIMVLGLIGILALPAGWFLLRPYQRERLEAFVHPKQNTQGSSYQVTQTKIAIGSGGLLGRGLGNGTQSQLGFIPVSHADAIFAAFAEERGFIGTLAVFALYFILLLRLLEGARTATDRAGSFLLIGFASVLFFQVAVNVGMMIGLFPITGIPLPLMSEGGSSMLFIFLGLGLVMSVKMQRFVN; the protein is encoded by the coding sequence ATGCGAAAGTTGTTTAATTTTCATGATTTCGACTGGACCATGCTAGGGCTGGCGCTTCTGATCGCAGCTATCGGGCTCCTTGAAATTTACAGCACAACGACTCAGACGCCCCTCGCCGGCCAGTTTCAAAAGCAGATTTACTGGCTCCTGCTAGGCTGTGCCCTGACCCTGATTGTGAGCCAGTTAGATTATCATCTGGTCCTGGCCCACATTCCGTGGATTTACCTGCTCGCTGTGCTGACCCTGGGCGGCGTTCTGCTGGTGGGGCCGCGCCTGGCCGGGACCCATCGCTGGATTCAGGTGGGCAGCTTCACTTTGCAAGTGTCAGAACTGGCCAAGTTGGTTATAATACTGGCAGTGGCAGCCGCGTTCGCGAAGAGGCGAAACAGGGCTTTCACATGGGGAGAATTAGCGATGCTGGGGCTCCTGGCCGGCGTGCCAGGAATCCTGGTTGCGCTAGAGCCGGACCTTGGGACCGCGTTGACCTATCTGCCGATAGTGGCAGCTGGGGCGTTCATGGCAGGGATCCGGCGCCAGCAAATCATGGTATTGGGACTGATAGGCATATTGGCATTGCCCGCGGGCTGGTTTTTGTTACGTCCATACCAGCGCGAGCGGCTGGAAGCTTTTGTTCATCCCAAGCAGAACACCCAAGGTTCCAGCTACCAGGTAACCCAAACAAAGATCGCAATCGGCTCAGGTGGCCTGTTGGGCAGGGGGCTGGGGAACGGTACACAAAGTCAGCTGGGGTTCATCCCCGTTTCCCATGCAGATGCCATCTTTGCCGCGTTTGCCGAAGAGCGGGGCTTTATCGGCACGCTGGCCGTTTTTGCGCTGTATTTTATTCTACTCTTGCGCTTGCTTGAAGGCGCACGGACAGCGACTGACCGGGCGGGCAGCTTCCTCCTTATCGGATTCGCTTCGGTCTTGTTTTTTCAGGTTGCTGTGAACGTGGGGATGATGATTGGCTTGTTTCCAATCACCGGCATCCCATTACCGCTCATGAGCGAGGGCGGGTCTTCGATGCTCTTTATTTTTCTGGGGCTCGGGCTCGTCATGAGCGTCAAGATGCAACGGTTTGTGAATTAG
- a CDS encoding rod shape-determining protein, with protein sequence MSFRSLFSVFSSDLAIDLGTANTLVYAKGKGVIVNEPSIVAINKVNGDIEAVGRDAKEMLGRTPGNIVAIRPLKDGVIADFKVTEKMLNHFIQKAHNRKVFVHPRIVIGVPSEITQVEKRAVQDSAFRAKASEVFLVEQAMMAAIGSGLPITEPSGSMIVDVGGGTTDIAVISLSGIVYSRSVRVAGNEMDEAITAYLKRRYNLLVGERTAEQIKMEIGSAFPLEKPQTMEIKGRHLLEGVPKTITIDDSEIRDALSECVATIINAIRVALERTPPELSADISDRGIVITGGGALLKNLDKRIREETGLPVSIAEDPLASVVLGTGRMLTDFNLLRRVAIE encoded by the coding sequence ATGAGTTTTCGTTCTCTCTTCAGTGTTTTTTCATCGGACCTGGCAATCGATCTCGGCACAGCCAACACGCTGGTTTACGCCAAGGGTAAAGGCGTGATTGTCAACGAGCCCTCGATTGTCGCCATCAACAAGGTGAACGGCGACATTGAGGCCGTGGGACGCGACGCCAAGGAGATGCTGGGGCGCACGCCCGGCAACATTGTGGCCATCCGACCCCTGAAAGACGGCGTGATTGCAGACTTCAAGGTGACGGAGAAGATGCTCAATCACTTCATCCAGAAGGCGCACAACCGCAAGGTTTTCGTGCATCCGCGCATTGTGATTGGAGTGCCTTCGGAAATCACCCAGGTGGAAAAGCGCGCCGTGCAGGACTCGGCGTTCCGGGCCAAGGCCAGTGAAGTCTTCCTGGTGGAACAGGCCATGATGGCTGCCATCGGTTCGGGCCTGCCGATCACCGAACCTTCGGGGAGCATGATCGTGGATGTCGGCGGAGGCACCACGGACATTGCGGTGATTTCACTTTCCGGCATTGTGTACAGCCGTTCCGTGCGCGTTGCCGGGAACGAGATGGACGAGGCCATCACCGCCTACCTGAAGCGCCGTTACAACCTGCTGGTCGGTGAGCGAACCGCCGAGCAGATCAAAATGGAAATCGGCTCCGCGTTTCCGCTGGAAAAACCTCAGACCATGGAGATCAAGGGAAGGCACCTGCTGGAAGGGGTCCCCAAGACCATCACGATCGATGATTCCGAAATCCGTGATGCCCTTTCAGAATGCGTCGCCACGATTATCAACGCCATCCGCGTGGCGCTGGAACGGACGCCTCCGGAACTTTCCGCGGACATTTCGGACCGCGGCATCGTGATCACCGGCGGAGGCGCGCTGCTGAAAAACCTCGACAAGCGCATTCGGGAGGAAACCGGACTGCCCGTTTCCATTGCCGAGGACCCGCTGGCTTCCGTGGTTTTGGGAACGGGACGAATGTTAACTGATTTTAATCTCCTGCGCCGGGTTGCTATAGAATAG
- a CDS encoding Rne/Rng family ribonuclease, with protein MNKEMFISSSPHETKVAVCEDGQLVEVYFERDTDVGLVGGIYKGRVNRVLPGMQSAFVDIGLERDAFLYVSDFSLQDQDEFEGVLDESQARGATIEVEPRKPAAEAGAAAAPEKPEAGRHVPAGDEAAEPAEAHERPAVTAAVQPPPTDSAPPRHSGPHTEPYGEGGDFHRRSHRGRRRRGRRGRGGFGDRRQERHAEPPAETPGPERKAESDDFEILPGESLARHRHPSTEESASSADTARNAAGGSGSEFTSSRGTTDFNASASDAGRAEDFQVTEPPVEVKSGIGGKSSEKQWESDSTAFPAHVQDLSPADHAGHRDEEPEHYTDLAAEAEPEESQAEDAFSAESYGDSGPEESLAPDEGSETEDGPGTEEQADGTSEATGESSERSFTLREPHARPHFAPRRGRRGRRRTGRHSRRNTSRERESSRPGGQQGLLISELLKEGQEIIVQIAKEPLGTKGARITSHVALPGRYVVYMPTITHIGVSRKIASEQERLRLRNIVLEHKGALTGGFIVRTAGEGRTDEEIKADLRFLTNLWNDVRTRAEQVKAPALLYRDLDLAQRLMRDLVTPDFKSIWLDNEADYERVVEFVNRLQPSLVGCAKLHTRLASLFEEHGIEDEIAKALKPKVWLKSGGYIVINQTEALVAIDVNTGKYVGKTNRLEDTIVKTNIDAVNEIVRQIRLRDLGGIIVIDFIDMDERRNRNKVVQALEEALRRDRAPTKILSFNDFGLVAVTRKRVKQSLERTLCDPCAYCNGSGWVKSVSTVTNEIMAEARKMADEIEGKTLTLRVNPEVAKELKSKDGSFIREIEALTRKNLVIKSDPAIHQERFEIF; from the coding sequence ATGAACAAGGAGATGTTTATTTCATCGTCTCCGCACGAGACGAAGGTTGCCGTGTGTGAAGACGGCCAACTGGTAGAAGTTTATTTTGAGCGCGACACCGACGTCGGCCTGGTGGGCGGAATTTACAAGGGCCGCGTCAACCGCGTGCTTCCCGGGATGCAATCGGCTTTCGTCGATATCGGGCTCGAACGGGATGCCTTCCTGTACGTTTCCGATTTCTCTCTCCAGGACCAGGATGAGTTTGAAGGCGTCCTGGACGAATCGCAGGCACGGGGGGCAACAATCGAGGTTGAGCCCAGGAAGCCCGCAGCCGAAGCAGGGGCCGCGGCCGCCCCGGAGAAACCTGAGGCCGGCCGCCACGTCCCAGCGGGCGACGAGGCAGCGGAACCAGCGGAGGCGCACGAAAGGCCGGCCGTCACGGCAGCCGTCCAGCCCCCGCCTACGGATTCCGCGCCACCGCGCCACTCTGGCCCTCACACAGAACCCTATGGTGAGGGAGGGGACTTCCATCGCCGCTCTCATCGTGGACGCAGGCGCCGCGGCCGTCGCGGACGCGGAGGTTTTGGCGACCGTCGCCAGGAACGCCACGCTGAGCCGCCGGCCGAAACTCCCGGTCCGGAACGCAAGGCGGAATCAGATGATTTTGAAATTCTGCCGGGTGAATCCCTGGCCAGGCACCGGCACCCTTCCACAGAGGAATCAGCGTCTTCAGCAGACACTGCCAGGAACGCTGCTGGGGGTTCCGGCTCAGAATTCACATCTTCACGAGGCACGACAGATTTCAATGCCTCCGCATCCGATGCCGGCCGGGCTGAAGATTTTCAGGTTACGGAGCCCCCGGTGGAAGTGAAGAGCGGAATTGGCGGCAAAAGCAGCGAAAAACAGTGGGAGTCGGATTCCACTGCTTTCCCCGCTCATGTCCAGGATCTTTCGCCTGCAGACCATGCGGGGCATAGAGATGAGGAGCCGGAGCACTACACGGACCTGGCAGCCGAAGCCGAACCAGAAGAATCGCAGGCCGAAGATGCCTTCTCGGCTGAATCGTACGGTGACTCCGGGCCGGAAGAATCGCTTGCGCCGGACGAGGGTTCCGAAACCGAAGACGGTCCCGGAACAGAGGAGCAGGCCGACGGAACGTCTGAAGCGACCGGTGAGTCTTCCGAGCGGTCTTTCACGCTGCGCGAACCTCACGCGCGGCCGCATTTTGCGCCACGCAGGGGGCGCCGCGGACGCCGCCGCACAGGCAGACATTCACGCCGCAATACGAGCCGTGAGCGCGAGTCTTCGCGGCCCGGTGGCCAGCAGGGACTGCTGATTTCTGAACTGCTTAAAGAAGGCCAGGAAATTATTGTCCAGATCGCCAAGGAGCCGCTGGGGACCAAGGGCGCCCGCATCACTTCCCACGTGGCATTGCCTGGACGCTATGTGGTCTACATGCCGACCATTACTCACATAGGGGTTTCGCGCAAGATCGCCTCCGAGCAGGAAAGGCTGCGGCTGCGAAACATTGTGTTGGAGCACAAGGGGGCGCTGACCGGAGGCTTCATTGTACGCACGGCCGGCGAAGGCCGCACGGACGAAGAAATCAAGGCCGACCTCAGGTTCCTGACAAACCTGTGGAATGACGTCCGCACCCGTGCAGAACAGGTGAAGGCCCCGGCGCTGCTTTACCGCGACCTCGACCTGGCCCAGCGGTTGATGCGCGACCTCGTCACTCCCGACTTTAAATCCATCTGGCTCGACAATGAGGCCGACTACGAGCGCGTGGTCGAATTTGTCAATCGGCTGCAACCGTCGCTGGTGGGATGCGCCAAGCTCCACACCCGGCTGGCATCGCTCTTTGAAGAACACGGAATAGAAGATGAGATTGCCAAAGCCCTTAAACCGAAAGTCTGGCTGAAATCCGGCGGGTATATCGTCATCAACCAGACCGAGGCGCTGGTGGCCATCGACGTCAACACCGGCAAATACGTCGGCAAAACCAACCGGCTTGAAGACACCATCGTCAAGACCAATATTGATGCGGTCAACGAGATTGTGCGGCAGATCCGCCTGCGCGACCTGGGCGGGATTATCGTGATCGACTTCATCGACATGGACGAGCGCCGCAACCGCAACAAGGTGGTGCAGGCGCTCGAGGAAGCTCTGCGCCGAGATCGAGCACCGACCAAGATACTCTCATTCAACGATTTCGGCCTTGTAGCGGTGACGCGCAAGCGCGTCAAACAATCACTTGAACGCACTCTCTGCGACCCCTGCGCTTACTGCAACGGGTCGGGCTGGGTGAAATCCGTGAGCACCGTCACCAACGAAATCATGGCAGAAGCGCGCAAGATGGCTGATGAAATCGAGGGCAAGACATTGACGCTCCGGGTCAATCCCGAGGTCGCCAAGGAACTGAAATCGAAGGACGGGTCGTTCATCCGGGAAATCGAAGCGCTCACGCGCAAGAACCTGGTGATCAAGAGCGATCCGGCCATTCATCAGGAACGGTTCGAAATCTTTTGA
- the mrdA gene encoding penicillin-binding protein 2, whose translation MQVRFPEDARFPPWKITFLEYFIAAAFAGLLVGYWRLQIGQHTQLLEQAEHNRIRDLPVIAPRGRILDREGRVLVDNFPSFTILLNRENSSRLNDAHLQKIATALELDPADVLDMVKHTVRLPRYQPIVLKQAATLKDIAFIDAHRSEFPEIDVIQSQQRFYPKHSVASAVLGYVGEVSQADLARPGANYRPGDLIGKFGIEKEYNSILRGRDGMKRVVVNSRGQEVGTLGTVNALPGHDLRLTLDLDLQLTAEAALGDKAGAVVALDPRTGEVLAMASHPSFDPNDFTHHIPVATWKQLTSDPLHPLMNKAIQAQLAPGSIFKIVTSTAALETGTITPDFKVLCNGQVTIYGHTYHDWTWWKLHGGHGTVDLHRGIVVSCDVYFYTLGKMLGIDKIDYFADRLGLGHRTGVDLPDEDSGLIPSPGWVQRVFHHPWWPGVTMSVAIGQGAVQVTPLQIAYVIGGIASGGNFQRPHLASSQELENLGVDPPPNSTVRFPLHESTVQAVTDAMWGVVNEPGGTGAGARCQGLNVAGKTGTAQVVSASLQAAAHNADFRNNAWFVAYSPSPVPDIVVAALVMQGEHSTVAVPIAGDVIRAYYREKGNAPTPNQLVSQVTGKARPGPAHREP comes from the coding sequence ATGCAGGTTCGATTCCCCGAGGACGCGCGGTTTCCCCCTTGGAAGATTACCTTCCTGGAATATTTTATTGCGGCGGCCTTTGCCGGTCTGCTGGTAGGTTACTGGCGGCTCCAGATCGGGCAGCATACACAACTGCTGGAACAGGCGGAACACAACCGGATTCGCGACCTTCCCGTGATTGCGCCGCGAGGCCGCATTCTTGACCGCGAGGGGCGGGTGCTGGTTGATAACTTCCCGTCATTTACCATCCTGCTGAACCGCGAAAACTCTTCGCGGCTGAATGACGCACACCTCCAAAAGATCGCCACGGCGCTGGAACTTGATCCTGCCGATGTGCTGGATATGGTCAAGCACACCGTGCGGCTCCCGCGATACCAGCCCATCGTGCTGAAGCAGGCGGCAACGCTGAAGGATATTGCCTTTATTGACGCGCATCGGTCCGAGTTTCCTGAAATCGACGTCATCCAGTCGCAGCAACGGTTCTATCCCAAGCATAGTGTCGCCTCTGCCGTGCTGGGCTATGTCGGCGAAGTGTCCCAGGCTGACCTTGCCAGGCCGGGCGCGAATTATCGGCCTGGGGACCTGATCGGGAAATTCGGTATCGAGAAAGAATACAACTCCATTCTCCGCGGGCGCGACGGAATGAAGCGCGTGGTCGTCAACAGCCGCGGCCAGGAAGTTGGAACGCTCGGAACAGTGAACGCTCTGCCGGGGCATGATCTGCGACTGACTCTGGACCTGGATCTGCAACTCACGGCCGAGGCCGCGCTGGGAGACAAGGCGGGGGCCGTGGTAGCGCTGGACCCGCGCACAGGTGAAGTGCTGGCCATGGCCAGCCACCCTTCGTTTGATCCCAATGATTTTACGCATCACATTCCCGTAGCAACCTGGAAGCAGCTCACCAGTGATCCGCTGCACCCCTTGATGAACAAGGCGATCCAGGCGCAATTGGCGCCGGGGTCCATTTTCAAAATCGTTACAAGCACTGCGGCGCTGGAAACCGGGACTATCACGCCCGACTTCAAAGTTCTCTGCAACGGCCAGGTGACAATTTACGGGCATACTTATCATGACTGGACGTGGTGGAAGCTTCACGGCGGGCATGGGACCGTGGACCTCCACAGGGGCATTGTCGTCTCCTGCGACGTTTACTTTTACACGCTCGGCAAGATGCTGGGCATTGATAAAATCGACTACTTTGCCGATCGCCTGGGGCTGGGCCATCGGACAGGCGTCGATCTTCCCGATGAGGACTCCGGTTTGATACCCTCGCCCGGCTGGGTCCAGCGAGTGTTTCACCATCCCTGGTGGCCTGGCGTTACCATGTCCGTCGCCATCGGGCAGGGCGCCGTCCAGGTTACACCCTTGCAGATTGCGTATGTTATTGGCGGGATTGCATCCGGCGGCAACTTTCAGCGGCCACACCTGGCGTCCAGCCAGGAACTTGAAAATCTGGGAGTCGATCCGCCGCCCAATTCAACGGTGCGATTTCCACTTCACGAGAGCACCGTTCAGGCTGTGACCGACGCCATGTGGGGCGTGGTGAATGAACCCGGGGGAACCGGAGCAGGCGCCCGGTGTCAGGGGCTGAACGTGGCGGGAAAAACCGGGACCGCTCAGGTGGTCAGCGCCAGCCTGCAGGCGGCTGCACACAATGCGGACTTCAGGAACAACGCCTGGTTCGTCGCCTATTCTCCCTCGCCGGTGCCCGATATTGTGGTTGCCGCTCTGGTCATGCAGGGCGAACACTCGACGGTTGCCGTGCCCATCGCCGGAGATGTGATCAGGGCATATTACCGCGAGAAAGGGAATGCCCCGACTCCCAACCAGTTGGTGAGCCAGGTGACCGGCAAGGCAAGACCCGGGCCTGCGCACCGGGAACCCTGA
- the mreC gene encoding rod shape-determining protein MreC — translation MREHGSKRPALKRTAFTQFDQKTWLPEIVARHTSFFVLLGVLLGQLLLLSIQVTRNQNVRLVNVWAAEVFGPFERGFHGAIESTVEAWASVHDLWAYKEANKQLGSDLVVARARIQQLTEKASEADRLKALLQFKEQSPYKTIAAQVIAASPQDGSTTVVIGRGKDAGIEVDMPVITPDGVVGKIAAVFAHTAQILLITDPTCGVGCLLEESRTQGVLKGSGRNQCGLHYVMDDQKVAVGEAVVTSGLDQVYPRGLLVGHVIRSEDGNIYRQITVKPAASLNRLESVLVLFKPASAQEEEVAQHQRR, via the coding sequence CTGCGGGAACACGGATCGAAGCGGCCTGCGTTGAAACGAACTGCCTTTACACAATTCGACCAGAAAACATGGCTGCCGGAAATCGTGGCCAGGCACACCTCCTTTTTTGTGCTGCTGGGAGTTCTGCTCGGCCAGCTTCTGCTCCTCTCGATCCAGGTCACGCGAAACCAGAACGTGAGGCTCGTCAACGTCTGGGCAGCGGAAGTTTTCGGTCCCTTTGAACGCGGGTTTCACGGCGCCATCGAAAGTACTGTGGAAGCGTGGGCTTCTGTGCACGACCTGTGGGCGTACAAGGAAGCTAACAAGCAGCTGGGGTCCGACCTGGTTGTTGCGCGGGCGCGGATCCAGCAGCTTACAGAAAAAGCTTCCGAGGCTGACCGCCTGAAAGCGCTGCTGCAGTTTAAGGAACAGTCCCCTTATAAGACCATCGCGGCGCAGGTGATTGCCGCAAGCCCGCAGGACGGTTCCACGACGGTCGTTATCGGCCGGGGCAAGGATGCGGGCATTGAAGTTGATATGCCCGTCATTACGCCGGACGGGGTGGTGGGCAAGATTGCCGCAGTTTTTGCCCACACGGCGCAGATCCTTTTGATTACGGACCCCACCTGCGGAGTCGGGTGCCTGCTGGAAGAAAGCCGCACCCAGGGAGTTTTGAAGGGCAGTGGCCGGAACCAGTGCGGCCTGCATTACGTAATGGATGACCAGAAAGTGGCTGTCGGCGAGGCCGTCGTCACGTCCGGCCTGGACCAGGTTTATCCCAGGGGACTGCTGGTGGGGCATGTTATCCGCTCAGAAGATGGCAACATTTACCGCCAGATTACCGTCAAGCCGGCAGCTTCGCTCAACCGGCTTGAAAGCGTGCTGGTCCTCTTCAAGCCCGCTTCGGCGCAGGAAGAAGAAGTGGCGCAACACCAGCGTCGTTGA
- the mreD gene encoding rod shape-determining protein MreD: protein MDLYRHRPKEAFRIHPGILSLIVFASLLLEVTLPPTLPVARLFQLSLLVTIYFPMIRENQIFGTAFGMSVGLLEDALSHGYLGQMGMAKALVGYFAAMAGLKLEFDNLLVRGFLIGALVAVHNSFVYLITSQLLGLPAPFEPLHILTSTLVNVALGLMLFPLFDRLRKRG from the coding sequence ATGGACCTCTATCGCCATCGACCAAAAGAGGCTTTCCGGATCCACCCTGGCATTCTGTCGCTGATCGTTTTCGCCAGCCTGCTGCTGGAAGTCACGCTGCCTCCCACCTTGCCGGTTGCCCGGCTGTTTCAGCTTTCCCTGCTGGTCACTATCTATTTCCCCATGATCCGTGAGAATCAGATCTTTGGCACGGCGTTTGGAATGAGTGTAGGGCTTCTGGAAGACGCGCTCTCGCACGGATACCTGGGCCAGATGGGCATGGCAAAAGCGTTGGTGGGATACTTCGCGGCAATGGCGGGGTTGAAACTTGAATTCGATAACCTTCTGGTGCGCGGCTTCCTGATCGGGGCGCTGGTTGCAGTCCACAATAGTTTTGTCTACTTAATTACCAGTCAACTGCTTGGTTTGCCGGCCCCCTTTGAGCCCCTCCACATTTTGACCAGCACCCTGGTCAATGTCGCCCTCGGCCTTATGCTGTTCCCCCTGTTCGACCGACTCAGAAAGCGGGGATGA